One genomic region from Camelus bactrianus isolate YW-2024 breed Bactrian camel chromosome 3, ASM4877302v1, whole genome shotgun sequence encodes:
- the PLAC8L1 gene encoding PLAC8-like protein 1, with the protein MSWFGNYFSKFPEDVSFLNVHSPLLLSLIPSEDEQHFISNLRSHAPAQAVVKQPVQGASGRTTVTAIVQTGGDWSTGLFSVCRDRRICFCGLLCPMCLECDIARHYGECFCWPLLPGSTFALRIGTRERHKIRGTLCEDWLAVHCCWPFSICQVARELKMRTSQLYEIYAAPLTKETFI; encoded by the exons ATGAGTTGGTTTGGGAATTACTTCTCTAAGTTTCCTGAGGATGTTTCCTTTCTCAACGTACACTCACCTCTGTTGCTTTCGCTCATACCATCTGAAGATGAACAACATTTTATCTCCAACTTGAG GAGCCATGCACCAGCCCAGGCTGTGGTGAAGCAGCCTGTCCAGGGAGCCAGTGGCAGGACCACAGTCACAGCGATTGTCCAGACTGGTGGGGACTGGAGCACCGGCCTCTTCAGTGTCTGCAGAGATAGGAGAATTT GTTTCTGTGGTCTCCTTTGTCCCATGTGTCTTGAGTGTGACATCGCCAGGCATTACGGAGAGTGTTTTTGTTGGCCATTGTTACCTGGGTCCACCTTTGCACTGAGAATTGGCACCAGAGAGAGACATAAAATACGG GGCACGCTGTGTGAGGACTGGCTGGCGGTGCACTGCTGTTGGCCTTTTTCCATCTGTCAAGTGGCCCGGGAACTCAAGATGAGGACCTCCCAACTCTACGAAATCTATGCAGCCCCTTTGACTAAAGAAACTTTTATTTGA